The nucleotide sequence TTAAAGGAGGGGAAGAAGACACTGCAGTGGAAATAGTATGAAAACATCTTAGACTTAAAGTTGATGGCCTTGTGCGTGCAGGTGTACACAATAATGACAGCTCAGAGCAGCAGAAGACGGTAATCATAAATCAAAGAAACAACAGGAAAAACATGCATAAAATTTATCCATGACTAATCGATGCTAATTAAAAAGAATGAACGTGACATACTACCCTAATTGTCAACTTCCTACAATTATGCAACGATGTTTGTTGTTAAGATGAGAAATAAAAAGTTCTATGAAGCATCAGGAAGGGTTTAAGTATCAATACTTCCATTTACATGGCAAGTAGGATAATTAAGAGTGAAACCTGGCAAATAAGAAAAgcatacttttcattttttttggataaagtggatgtttttttagagaaaaggaGAGGGTGAGTTAAGAAATAGAGAAGGAAAGCTATCAAAACCATAAAACACGTAGACATCCAGAGATAAATTTAATCACTTGAATATGCTAAAAGAAATGTTCCATGGCGGTCTAAGTCTAATAGGGATTACAGAATGTTTGAAAGAGAAACTTCCCTAAAATATCCATGCGCAATTGACACCTAAAAGAAGTCTCTATCCAATATGTAAGATTTTAAACCCAGCTTTATGTTCAGACTTTAAAAATTCAAGCTAAAAAGATTTATGTTATCTTTAAAGCATGTACTTCAATCATTTTGATATGGATGGAAGATGTATGGGGAATTAATATTTGACCACCAATTTTTTCATGACACCAGCAAGCATAGAAAACCCATAATTTGATATTGGAAACACTTTTGTGAACATCAATTTGGTTCTGGAAAGATTTGTGACAAATAAGTCCAGCTTTGctttaaaacaaagaaaagtctTTTCAATTATGTTTGCTTCTTGAGTTGTAGTGTTTTTCCTTTCACACACTTTATGTTGactacaaatttttttaagtagCAGATAAATAAACAATTTGTCTGCTATTAGGAAGAAATTTCAAGCGTGGTATAGAAAGTACAACAAAGAAACAGTTGGCATGACAAATTAGACAACCAAAAGTTCTCATTACCAAGCACCAATCAATGCCATCATGCAGTTTTCACAGCTGTTCAATTCAATGGCAACGACATGACTAAAACGGAACCATAAGATTACATCCATTACAGAAAACAACTTTGTACCTTGATGTAGTTGTGGACCTTTGCCAAACTCTCAGGAATAGTCCAACTCTTGAAGTGGCGAAGTGCTACCACTAGATGGTACAATTTTGGTGCCAAACTCAAATCAACAGCTGTGACCTTCTCCCCAGCAACAAATGGACCCTGTTAATACCTCCAGCATATTAGTGTGGTTAATTAGCTATCAATTACAGgttaaaaatttaacaaaaataaggTTGTCGACAATAAATTCACATATATACATTGGCCTTAAGATGTTCATCCAAAGCATTGAGTTCTGCTAATAAAGCTTGTTCTGTTCCATCATTTGAATCTTTGCTCTTCAGAAAGCTCGAGAAAGAAGCAAATATGTTTGACCCCCTGAAATTGTGAACATCGTGAACAACAAAATTCAGAAGCAATgaagaaaaacaacttatagcaattcaaatattatattaataatcaaacACGGCTTAAGTAGAGTACCCTTTTTCCACAATAATATagctttgtttggataaacaacttatttaataaCTTAAAGCACATgtgtttatcatataagtgtttatgtataagttttttctataaaaatataacttttttcatatacactaagttgttttcacttttcataagctatcatggagagcttacgaaaataagctgaaaacggCTTGTGGACTTGTCATAAGATATTTCTATAAGCTCACTCAAACAGTTTCAACAGTGTTTAAGCAGGTAGATAtgttcaaataagccaatccaaacaagcATGTATACTAATTTAATAGTTCacataaaaaacataaacatcaaTATAGATAGTAACATTTTGTTAATCTTGAATACCATCTTGCAAATGGAAATAGTCATAACTTACACACTGACACAACCCATGTGCTTGCTTACATTCAATTATTCCAatttttcatcttaaaaatacaaaaaaagatCATGaccaacatcaacttaaacatcaatacAGAAAGTAACATTCTGTTGATCTTGTGTACTAGTAGTACCATCTTACACATGGGAATGTCATAACCTAATCAATCTATTTAGCACCGACAGACACTTTAGATTGAAGATGTGTCCTATGCAACAAATGTTTTTACATTTAAATTATCCAATTATTctgttttctcaaattattattggtgtccAGTGTTCCTGCATGTTTCAATGCTTCATAGGAGAGAAGTATTTGAAGGATCCAATTGCCTCCCACAACAGTGACAGTttgaaattaaagaaataaaaacatagtAAGAAAATAAACTTTGAAAGTATAAAAATAGAGGGTCAAGTCATACATACACTGAGGAAAATTGAGCAGGAGAAACAAGAGAGGGTTCAGGGTATTTGTCTTCAAGAATTCCAACAATAACATCTGAATCAGGAACCCATTTACCATCAAACTTGACCACTGGAACCTTCCCTTCAGGATTCACTTCCAAAAAcctacaaataaataaataaataaataacccacaaaattcaaagaaatcaaaacacatcagagagaaagaaagtaaaaatagagtaCCATTGGGGTTTGTCAGTGAGATTAATCAAATGGATGTTGTGTGGGATCTTCTTCTCTTCCAAAGTTAAGAGAACCCTCTGGGAAAATGGAcctgaaaatgaa is from Medicago truncatula cultivar Jemalong A17 chromosome 1, MtrunA17r5.0-ANR, whole genome shotgun sequence and encodes:
- the LOC25485729 gene encoding glutathione S-transferase DHAR1, mitochondrial translates to MALEVAVKAAVGAPTILGDCPFSQRVLLTLEEKKIPHNIHLINLTDKPQWFLEVNPEGKVPVVKFDGKWVPDSDVIVGILEDKYPEPSLVSPAQFSSVGSNIFASFSSFLKSKDSNDGTEQALLAELNALDEHLKANGPFVAGEKVTAVDLSLAPKLYHLVVALRHFKSWTIPESLAKVHNYIKLLFSRESFEKTKAAEEYIIAGWAPKVNA